From the genome of Spodoptera frugiperda isolate SF20-4 chromosome 23, AGI-APGP_CSIRO_Sfru_2.0, whole genome shotgun sequence, one region includes:
- the LOC118266593 gene encoding ephexin-1 isoform X5: MIYERPQMNGGVGPPPPRPRTFRRNCGDQVFVTSPTKVYIDTSAKCSYYSQNDERMRRPRDDLGDRVRLIDVLERTCRLDFRTVLQDGEFEIQDLIAFFECDSSDSGHLYESLEPAPTQTHTSLAPPPLPIEEDFDSFDSDSDTDDHDKSTYAPTTPSLPASRLPNPPTGGGQYTLTKIASAAQRKMRQIKRNLTKRYTVAMDGKPFTKAPSNPTNIYDTAKKKTPTPIYANCERQDPVYTNINFKDTRLVQNKTEIPLAKVYGSLKEELKTVISDKRASYGDVPPPLPDKPPPEKPVTPTVPTNETIKKDSGTLSRKAYFSFKSRFRRATSLAVDINSEVPSALKITNSTFYLTDSMDGDSGFSNCSDNGQPGSTETLSPESGPRRRDGRRRLADSSPCLCPVRPALPPPPPPPTTATPATPTPAPATPPSPPGAPSPPATDFSAVNEELKRLLPTLSRKDKSPRARTSWYAECGADTTPNTTPVTTPNTSNTSWYAEAGLYQAGNISSSSGASSGSHPASPLPHSLFTHEPLYQFYNAAKVESVCRETGDSDSDAYEAGSQRSAATSVSETPARPSAMALVAPRGPSRTLWCEVPEVLNSAVLSSLAPAQKRLQEAKFELLTSEASYLNSLNVLESNFIAHPAFRDPQVLPRHEWETLFATILPVRKCSQLLMTELEKCWQENILLQGICDIVRQHAELHFAVYVKYCENQALMVRALQRLQARPAFGAALKKLESHPMCQCLSLHSFLMLPMQRVTRLPLLMDAVLKHLDPHDAEYHACAQALVTLNNYVSQCNEGARNTERIEEMYRLCASIEFPAHIRDPPCLGPACSRRDRRPVRWLVRSGEVTQLIWKSDELKLTFGKKFHKVPLHLFLFNDLLVITKKKGEDQYICVDHCPRSLLEVCSSEVGAAKHALLITLLENHAGRTVELLTSVGSETEWSRWAEALTPPAAGDGEAVYAGWDCPQVCALYAYQPAQPDELPLAEGDVVNVARKTSEGWYYGERTRDGEAGWFPGAYTAEIASPHVRARNLRQRYRLLALSGTYLGHKKRNL; encoded by the exons ATGATCTACGAGAGACCTCAGATGAACGGTGGCGTCGGCCCGCCGCCGCCGAGGCCGCGCACTTTCCGGAGGAACTGCGGCGATCAAG TGTTCGTGACGTCACCCACAAAGGTGTACATCGACACGAGTGCCAAGTGCTCGTACTACAGCCAGAACGATGAGCGCATGCGCAGGCCGCGAGACGACCTGGGCGACCGGGTCCGGCTCATCGACGTGCTGGAGCGGACCTGCAGGCTCGACTTCAGGACTGTGCTGCAAGATGGAGAGTTCGAAATACAAGACCTGATTGCTTTTTTCG AATGTGACAGCAGCGACTCGGGTCACCTGTACGAGTCGCTGGAGCCTGCGCCCACGCAGACACATACCTCACTCGCCCCCCCTCCCCTACCGATAGAGGAAGACTTCGACTCCTTCGACAGTGACAGCGATACCGATGACCACGATAAG TCCACGTACGCGCCAACCACGCCGTCTTTGCCGGCATCCCGACTACCCAACCCGCCCACCGGAGGCGGCCAGTACACCCTGACCAAAATAGCCAGCGCAGCTCAAAGAAAAATGAGACAAATCAAACGAAATCTTACTAAAAGATACACCG TTGCGATGGACGGCAAACCGTTTACTAAGGCCCCGAGCAATCCCACGAACATCTACGACACAGCGAAGAAGAAAACCCCTACCCCCATCTACGCCAACTGCGAGAGACAGGACCCCGTGTACACAAATATCAACTTTAAGGACACGCGTCTCGTACAAAATAAGACTGAAATTCCCTTGGCGAAGGTATACGGGTCGTTGAAGGAAGAGTTGAAGACTGTTATTTCGGATAAGAGAGCGAGCTATGGAGATGTACCTCCTCCGTTGCCGGACAAACCTCCTCCCGAGAAGCCTGTCACTCCCACAGTCCCAACGAATGAGACTATTAAGAAGGACAGTGGGACTTTGTCCAGGAAAGCGTACTTTTCCTTCAAGTCCCGGTTCCGGCGCGCCACCTCGCTGGCCGTGGATATAAACTCGGAAGTGCCCAGCGCCCTGAAGATCACCAACTCCACCTTCTACCTGACTGACTCTATGGATGGTGACTCCGGATTCAGCAACTG CAGTGACAACGGGCAGCCGGGTAGCACGGAGACGCTGTCCCCAGAGAGCGGGCCGCGGCGGCGAGACGGTAGGCGCCGCCTGGCGGACTCCAGCCCGTGCCTGTGTCCCGTGCGGCCGGCGCTGCCCCCTCCCCCGCCGCCGCCCACCACCGCGACCCCCGCCACCCCCACCCCGGCCCCCGCGACCCCGCCCAGCCCGCCCGGCGCGCCGTCTCCACCGGCGACCGACTTTAGCGCTGTCAACGAAG AACTGAAGCGGCTGCTGCCGACGCTGTCGCGCAAGGACAAGAGCCCGCGGGCGCGGACCTCGTGGTACGCGGAGTGTGGCGCGGACACCACGCCCAACACCACGCCCGTCACTACGCCTAACACCTCCAACACTTCCTG GTACGCAGAAGCAGGTTTATACCAAGCAGGCAACATCTCCTCGTCCTCGGGGGCGTCGTCAGGCTCCCACCCAGCCAGTCCATTGCCCCACTCGCTGTTCACACACGAGCCGCTCTACCAGTTCTACAACGCTGCTAAAGTCGAG TCTGTGTGTCGCGAGACCGGGGACTCGGACTCGGACGCGTACGAGGCCGGGTCGCAGCGCAGTGCCGCCACCTCCGTGAGCGAGACGCCCGCGCGCCCCTCCGCCATGGCACTAGTGGCGCCGCGCGGGCCCTCCCGCACCCTCTGGTGTGAGGTACCCGAGGTGCTCAACTCGGCTGTGCTCA GTTCCCTAGCACCAGCACAGAAGCGCCTCCAAGAAGCGAAGTTCGAGCTGCTAACGTCCGAGGCATCGTACCTGAACTCGTTGAACGTGTTGGAGTCCAACTTCATAGCACACCCCGCCTTCAGAGACCCGCAGGTGCTGCCCAGACATGAGTGGGAGACGCTGTTCGCTACTATATTGCCGG TCCGCAAGTGCTCGCAGCTGCTGATGACGGAGCTGGAGAAGTGCTGGCAGGAGAACATCCTGCTGCAGGGCATCTGCGACATCGTGCGCCAGCACGCCGAGCTGCACTTCGCCGTCTACGTCAAGTACTGCGAGAACCAGGCGCTCATGGTGCGCGCGCTGCAGCGCCTGCAGGCCCGCCCCGCCTTCGGAGCCGCGCTTAAGAA aCTGGAGAGCCACCCGATGTGCCAGTGCCTGTCGCTGCACTCGTTCCTGATGCTGCCCATGCAGCGCGTGACGCGGCTGCCCCTGCTCATGGACGCCGTGCTCAAGCACCTCGACCCGCACGACGCCGAGTACCACGCCTGCGCACAGGCACTCGTCACGCTCAATAAT TACGTGTCGCAGTGCAACGAGGGCGCGCGCAACACGGAGCGTATAGAGGAGATGTACCGCCTGTGCGCGTCCATCGAGTTCCCCGCGCACATCCGCGACCCGCCCTGTCTCGGGCCCGCCTGCTCGCGCCGGGACCGCAG ACCTGTCCGTTGGCTAGTAAGATCTGGTGAGGTGACGCAGTTGATCTGGAAGTCGGACGAGCTGAAGCTGACCTTCGGGAAGAAGTTCCACAAGGTGCCGCTCCATCTGTTCCTCTTCAACGATCTCCTCGTCATCACCAAGAAGAAGGG CGAAGATCAATACATATGCGTGGACCACTGTCCCCGCTCGCTACTGGAGGTATGCTCGAGCGAGGTGGGCGCGGCCAAGCACGCACTGCTCATCACCCTTCTAGAGAACCACGCGGGCCGGACGGTGGAACTACTGACTTCAGTGGGTAGTGAGACGGAGTGGTCCCGCTGGGCCGAGGCGCTGACGCCGCCGGCGGCTGGGGACGGCGAGGCCGTGTACGCCGGCTGGGACTGCCCGCAGGTCTGCGCGCTCTACGCGTATCAACCCGCGCAGCCTGACGAACTGCCGCTCGCTGAGGGAGATGTTGTCAATGTCGCTAGGAAGACTAGTGAAG GTTGGTACTACGGCGAGCGCACCCGCGACGGCGAGGCGGGCTGGTTCCCGGGCGCATACACGGCGGAGATCGCCTCCCCGCACGTGCGCGCGCGCAACCTGCGCCAGCGGTACCGACTGCTGGCACTGTCCGGGACATACCTCGGACACAAGAAGCGGAACCTGTGA
- the LOC118266593 gene encoding uncharacterized protein LOC118266593 isoform X2, translating to MLINLMEGDTITTNTLISSIKKFNTDGKQHGTIKALLKNFILPETEMAIKENQSNSNKCIYSVPAKPPLPTFTERMKSLQDAKQAFLNSTVSSTTPPLNHESSKDNHTVHYAQIAITTDSEDTRSTGGGKNIKHSCATNNKEYSIPIHVSPSVKKSVEQHQRKVSFKIKNATTSYKRPPLAKTMTITSSKVAELTKKFNNLQTETHNVASPKQSKLVKTLEELQSASRCSASNSSTPSSTLSSSPNIKIVLRQRRNSKKRHNRKRCSSMDSMEDLMISDSSNKIRVIRSKSDGTKMAKASKKRLKYQDSSEQPSGSDSVDGSPVKAKEDESKKDIKPAQSNVVKNVIKKFECEITAQSNSNNTLRKQPDKIKNTLPLKEKPKVPEKKSSLVLTKNLVVKDGIPKIKTIKPVINELAKLDSKTDQSEREVSKKKEPLYDRKRYKTNYIHSEKLPLKVVEIIPEDIHENSAVTDTVSKEQKEDSVPSINVLGPNEEEKAYQEINSPITPNESFLWRRKSSTQIYSDSEKSDNSYSFVSVSTNGTTITCSDEPHEIIPESQVETNESQVTISTNEPKSETDMDFESNLVEACNKEIIIGYTSKPKQEEVEDYYEPLEPRDEENVVIIPIKNVDRSSKINCPLPEIPKTENAKHEEDKCTDKENIYQCLLEMRSHPEGDESSLHNYELCDNNLEERTRGDGDSDDGYEYCKSPIKPYCVTSSSGIQIAEGYQPSKNYAISKSVSGTSTVSYEKIGSERIYEKIPARPPKSKDSSPTYSSRHSFISDYTVYNENENIYDTIKHGDATSLSHCYESIPNSPSMVKLRSMKKQVPSNVQKRLSFDTVSNISQSTMSSEQKTNSLYGQRSVISYNGQEIAFQVPSSETSVSDRSDRSDDWVDVSDEEKNEQKIIIVRERSRGRKSPISWSQKVRHQWQKSPKPSSNEECDSSDSGHLYESLEPAPTQTHTSLAPPPLPIEEDFDSFDSDSDTDDHDKSTYAPTTPSLPASRLPNPPTGGGQYTLTKIASAAQRKMRQIKRNLTKRYTVAMDGKPFTKAPSNPTNIYDTAKKKTPTPIYANCERQDPVYTNINFKDTRLVQNKTEIPLAKVYGSLKEELKTVISDKRASYGDVPPPLPDKPPPEKPVTPTVPTNETIKKDSGTLSRKAYFSFKSRFRRATSLAVDINSEVPSALKITNSTFYLTDSMDGDSGFSNCDNGQPGSTETLSPESGPRRRDGRRRLADSSPCLCPVRPALPPPPPPPTTATPATPTPAPATPPSPPGAPSPPATDFSAVNEELKRLLPTLSRKDKSPRARTSWYAECGADTTPNTTPVTTPNTSNTSWYAEAGLYQAGNISSSSGASSGSHPASPLPHSLFTHEPLYQFYNAAKVESVCRETGDSDSDAYEAGSQRSAATSVSETPARPSAMALVAPRGPSRTLWCEVPEVLNSAVLSSLAPAQKRLQEAKFELLTSEASYLNSLNVLESNFIAHPAFRDPQVLPRHEWETLFATILPVRKCSQLLMTELEKCWQENILLQGICDIVRQHAELHFAVYVKYCENQALMVRALQRLQARPAFGAALKKLESHPMCQCLSLHSFLMLPMQRVTRLPLLMDAVLKHLDPHDAEYHACAQALVTLNNYVSQCNEGARNTERIEEMYRLCASIEFPAHIRDPPCLGPACSRRDRRPVRWLVRSGEVTQLIWKSDELKLTFGKKFHKVPLHLFLFNDLLVITKKKGEDQYICVDHCPRSLLEVCSSEVGAAKHALLITLLENHAGRTVELLTSVGSETEWSRWAEALTPPAAGDGEAVYAGWDCPQVCALYAYQPAQPDELPLAEGDVVNVARKTSEGWYYGERTRDGEAGWFPGAYTAEIASPHVRARNLRQRYRLLALSGTYLGHKKRNL from the exons ATGTTAATCAACCTGATGGAAGGCGACACGATAACCACGAACACTCTCATATCGTCGATCAAAAAATTCAACACCGACGGCAAACAACACGGCACTATAAAGGCGTTACTGAAGAACTTCATCCTACCAGAAACAGAGATGGCTATTAAGGAAAATCAAAGTAACAGCAACAAATGTATTTACTCAGTACCTGCGAaaccacctctgcctacatttACGGAAAGAATGAAGTCTTTACAAGACGCGAAACAGGCGTTTTTAAATTCAACTGTTAGTTCTACTACTCCGCCTCTTAATCATGAAAGTAGCAAAGATAATCACACTGTACACTACGCACAGATAGCTATAACCACAGATAGTGAGGACACTAGGAGCACAGGTGGAGGCAAAAACATCAAACATTCATGCGCCACCAACAACAAAGAATACAGCATTCCAATTCATGTATCTCCGAGTGTTAAGAAATCAGTGGAACAGCATCAAAGAAAAGTTAGCTTTAAGATTAAAAATGCCACGACATCATACAAACGACCACCTTTAGCCAAAACAATGACGATAACAAGCAGTAAAGTTGCAGAACTCACGAAGAAATTCAACAACTTACAAACTGAAACACACAACGTGGCCTCGCCTAAACAATCTAAACTAGTGAAGACCTTAGAAGAATTGCAATCAGCGTCACGATGTTCCGCCAGCAACAGCTCCACACCCTCATCAACGCTCAGTTCAAGTCCAAATATAAAAATCGTACTACGACAGAGGCGAAATTCAAAAAAGCGCCACAACAGAAAAAGATGTTCAAGCATGGACTCAATGGAAGATTTAATGATTTCAGatagttcaaataaaattcGTGTTATCCGTTCTAAATCTGATGGTACCAAAATGGCAAAAGCTTCAAAGAAGCGCTTAAAGTACCAGGATTCAAGCGAACAACCGAGTGGATCTGATTCTGTTGATGGTAGTCCAGTCAAAGCTAAAGAAGATGAATCAAAGAAAGATATCAAACCTGCGCAAAGTAATGTAGTTAAGAATGTGATCAAAAAGTTTGAATGTGAAATAACAGCTCAATCCAATTCAAATAATACACTAAGAAAACAACCTGATAAAATTAAGAATACACTaccattaaaagaaaaaccaaaAGTACCTGAAAAGAAATCATCACTAGTATTAACCAAAAATCTTGTAGTAAAAGATGGCAttccaaaaattaaaacaatcaaaCCTGTAATAAATGAGTTAGCAAAACTAGACAGTAAAACAGACCAAAGTGAACGTGAAGTCAGTAAAAAGAAAGAGCCTTTGTATGATCGCAAAaggtataaaacaaattatatccaCTCCGAGAAATTACCTTTGAAGGTTGTTGAAATAATCCCTGAAGATATTCACGAAAATAGTGCAGTTACAGATACTGTGAGTAAAGAACAGAAAGAAGATTCAGTTCCATCTATAAACGTTCTTGGACCTAATGAAGAAGAAAAAGCTTATCAAGAAATCAATTCGCCTATAACACCCAACGAATCATTTCTGTGGCGCCGTAAAAGTAGTACACAAATATATTCAGACTCTGAAAAATCTGATAACTCATACAGTTTTGTTAGTGTTTCAACAAATGGTACAACCATAACTTGTTCAGATGAACCACACGAAATCATACCAGAATCTCAAGTTGAAACGAACGAATCTCAAGTAACTATCTCAACAAATGAGCCGAAATCTGAAACTGACATGGATTTTGAAAGTAATCTCGTTGAAGCCTGCAACAAAGAAATCATCATCGGCTATACATCAAAACCAAAACAAGAGGAAGTAGAGGATTATTACGAACCTCTAGAACCCAGAGACGAAGAAAATGTCGTGATCATTCcaataaaaaatgtagataGGTCTTCTAAAATAAATTGTCCTTTACCGGAAATTCCTAAGACCGAAAATGCTAAACATGAAGAAGATAAGTGTACCGACAAAGAAAACATTTACCAATGTTTACTTGAAATGAGATCACATCCTGAAGGTGATGAGAGCAGTCTACATAACTATGAACTGTGTGATAACAACCTTGAGGAGAGAACGAGAGGCGATGGTGACAGTGACGATGGCTATGAATACTGCAAGTCTCCTATTAAACCATACTGTGTAACCTCAAGCTCTGGTATCCAAATAGCGGAGGGCTACCAACCAAGCAAAAACTATGCAATTTCAAAGTCAGTAAGTGGAACATCAACTGTCAGCTATGAAAAAATTGGATCAGAGAGGATTTATGAGAAAATTCCTGCTCGACCACCGAAGTCAAAGGACAGTAGCCCCACGTACAGTAGTCGCCATTCCTTTATTTCCGACTACACGGTGTATAACGAGAATGAAAATATATATGACACGATAAAACATGGCGACGCGACCTCGCTGTCACACTGCTATGAGAGCATACCCAACAGCCCGAGTATGGTGAAGCTTAGGAGTATGAAGAAGCAGGTGCCCTCGAACGTACAGAAGCGTCTCTCGTTTGACACGGTGTCGAACATCAGCCAGTCGACAATGTCTAGTGAGCAGAAGACTAACAGCCTGTATGGCCAGAGGTCGGTGATCAGCTACAACGGGCAGGAGATCGCATTCCAAGTCCCGAGCAGTGAGACCAGTGTCAGTGACAGAAGTGACCGCAGCGACGACTGGGTAGATGTATCGGACGAAGagaaaaatgaacaaaaaatcATTAT CGTACGGGAACGAAGCCGGGGCAGGAAGAGTCCAATCAGCTGGTCGCAGAAGGTCAGACATCAGTGGCAGAAATCACCAAAACCCAGCAGTAACGaag AATGTGACAGCAGCGACTCGGGTCACCTGTACGAGTCGCTGGAGCCTGCGCCCACGCAGACACATACCTCACTCGCCCCCCCTCCCCTACCGATAGAGGAAGACTTCGACTCCTTCGACAGTGACAGCGATACCGATGACCACGATAAG TCCACGTACGCGCCAACCACGCCGTCTTTGCCGGCATCCCGACTACCCAACCCGCCCACCGGAGGCGGCCAGTACACCCTGACCAAAATAGCCAGCGCAGCTCAAAGAAAAATGAGACAAATCAAACGAAATCTTACTAAAAGATACACCG TTGCGATGGACGGCAAACCGTTTACTAAGGCCCCGAGCAATCCCACGAACATCTACGACACAGCGAAGAAGAAAACCCCTACCCCCATCTACGCCAACTGCGAGAGACAGGACCCCGTGTACACAAATATCAACTTTAAGGACACGCGTCTCGTACAAAATAAGACTGAAATTCCCTTGGCGAAGGTATACGGGTCGTTGAAGGAAGAGTTGAAGACTGTTATTTCGGATAAGAGAGCGAGCTATGGAGATGTACCTCCTCCGTTGCCGGACAAACCTCCTCCCGAGAAGCCTGTCACTCCCACAGTCCCAACGAATGAGACTATTAAGAAGGACAGTGGGACTTTGTCCAGGAAAGCGTACTTTTCCTTCAAGTCCCGGTTCCGGCGCGCCACCTCGCTGGCCGTGGATATAAACTCGGAAGTGCCCAGCGCCCTGAAGATCACCAACTCCACCTTCTACCTGACTGACTCTATGGATGGTGACTCCGGATTCAGCAACTG TGACAACGGGCAGCCGGGTAGCACGGAGACGCTGTCCCCAGAGAGCGGGCCGCGGCGGCGAGACGGTAGGCGCCGCCTGGCGGACTCCAGCCCGTGCCTGTGTCCCGTGCGGCCGGCGCTGCCCCCTCCCCCGCCGCCGCCCACCACCGCGACCCCCGCCACCCCCACCCCGGCCCCCGCGACCCCGCCCAGCCCGCCCGGCGCGCCGTCTCCACCGGCGACCGACTTTAGCGCTGTCAACGAAG AACTGAAGCGGCTGCTGCCGACGCTGTCGCGCAAGGACAAGAGCCCGCGGGCGCGGACCTCGTGGTACGCGGAGTGTGGCGCGGACACCACGCCCAACACCACGCCCGTCACTACGCCTAACACCTCCAACACTTCCTG GTACGCAGAAGCAGGTTTATACCAAGCAGGCAACATCTCCTCGTCCTCGGGGGCGTCGTCAGGCTCCCACCCAGCCAGTCCATTGCCCCACTCGCTGTTCACACACGAGCCGCTCTACCAGTTCTACAACGCTGCTAAAGTCGAG TCTGTGTGTCGCGAGACCGGGGACTCGGACTCGGACGCGTACGAGGCCGGGTCGCAGCGCAGTGCCGCCACCTCCGTGAGCGAGACGCCCGCGCGCCCCTCCGCCATGGCACTAGTGGCGCCGCGCGGGCCCTCCCGCACCCTCTGGTGTGAGGTACCCGAGGTGCTCAACTCGGCTGTGCTCA GTTCCCTAGCACCAGCACAGAAGCGCCTCCAAGAAGCGAAGTTCGAGCTGCTAACGTCCGAGGCATCGTACCTGAACTCGTTGAACGTGTTGGAGTCCAACTTCATAGCACACCCCGCCTTCAGAGACCCGCAGGTGCTGCCCAGACATGAGTGGGAGACGCTGTTCGCTACTATATTGCCGG TCCGCAAGTGCTCGCAGCTGCTGATGACGGAGCTGGAGAAGTGCTGGCAGGAGAACATCCTGCTGCAGGGCATCTGCGACATCGTGCGCCAGCACGCCGAGCTGCACTTCGCCGTCTACGTCAAGTACTGCGAGAACCAGGCGCTCATGGTGCGCGCGCTGCAGCGCCTGCAGGCCCGCCCCGCCTTCGGAGCCGCGCTTAAGAA aCTGGAGAGCCACCCGATGTGCCAGTGCCTGTCGCTGCACTCGTTCCTGATGCTGCCCATGCAGCGCGTGACGCGGCTGCCCCTGCTCATGGACGCCGTGCTCAAGCACCTCGACCCGCACGACGCCGAGTACCACGCCTGCGCACAGGCACTCGTCACGCTCAATAAT TACGTGTCGCAGTGCAACGAGGGCGCGCGCAACACGGAGCGTATAGAGGAGATGTACCGCCTGTGCGCGTCCATCGAGTTCCCCGCGCACATCCGCGACCCGCCCTGTCTCGGGCCCGCCTGCTCGCGCCGGGACCGCAG ACCTGTCCGTTGGCTAGTAAGATCTGGTGAGGTGACGCAGTTGATCTGGAAGTCGGACGAGCTGAAGCTGACCTTCGGGAAGAAGTTCCACAAGGTGCCGCTCCATCTGTTCCTCTTCAACGATCTCCTCGTCATCACCAAGAAGAAGGG CGAAGATCAATACATATGCGTGGACCACTGTCCCCGCTCGCTACTGGAGGTATGCTCGAGCGAGGTGGGCGCGGCCAAGCACGCACTGCTCATCACCCTTCTAGAGAACCACGCGGGCCGGACGGTGGAACTACTGACTTCAGTGGGTAGTGAGACGGAGTGGTCCCGCTGGGCCGAGGCGCTGACGCCGCCGGCGGCTGGGGACGGCGAGGCCGTGTACGCCGGCTGGGACTGCCCGCAGGTCTGCGCGCTCTACGCGTATCAACCCGCGCAGCCTGACGAACTGCCGCTCGCTGAGGGAGATGTTGTCAATGTCGCTAGGAAGACTAGTGAAG GTTGGTACTACGGCGAGCGCACCCGCGACGGCGAGGCGGGCTGGTTCCCGGGCGCATACACGGCGGAGATCGCCTCCCCGCACGTGCGCGCGCGCAACCTGCGCCAGCGGTACCGACTGCTGGCACTGTCCGGGACATACCTCGGACACAAGAAGCGGAACCTGTGA